In Halorussus limi, a genomic segment contains:
- a CDS encoding Lrp/AsnC family transcriptional regulator: protein MTDGTQSPNWNFKDRDVAILRELTRDPQLSSRELTSILAEEYGIEVSHVTVSESIREMRNEGVFREAIIPNEEYYIFGLFEFKFNPENFEEGWRDAMEYIRDDPHTLFYFLSDGEYQWKTVMMFPSRQDESRWIHECYKEHGDVIANIRNSVIHNVLKFGTDPEIFDSLNGEHVE from the coding sequence ATGACCGACGGAACGCAATCACCCAACTGGAACTTCAAGGACCGCGACGTCGCGATTCTGCGGGAGTTGACGCGGGACCCGCAACTGTCGTCGCGAGAACTCACCAGCATCCTCGCCGAGGAGTACGGCATCGAGGTGTCTCACGTTACGGTCAGCGAGTCCATCCGGGAGATGCGCAACGAGGGCGTGTTCCGGGAGGCCATCATCCCCAACGAGGAGTACTACATCTTCGGCCTGTTCGAGTTCAAGTTCAACCCCGAGAACTTCGAGGAGGGGTGGCGCGACGCGATGGAGTACATCCGCGACGACCCGCACACCCTGTTCTACTTCCTCTCGGACGGCGAGTACCAGTGGAAGACGGTGATGATGTTCCCCTCGCGACAGGACGAGTCGCGGTGGATACACGAGTGCTACAAGGAACACGGCGACGTCATCGCCAACATCCGCAATTCGGTCATCCACAACGTGCTGAAGTTCGGCACCGACCCCGAGATTTTCGACAGCCTGAACGGCGAACACGTCGAGTAG
- a CDS encoding long-chain-fatty-acid--CoA ligase, protein MANLVSDVRAVAEEHPDETALSYRGRDQTYGEFWERTGRFAAELADRGIGADDRVAVYLPNLPQFVTAFHGTLRAGGVVVPMNPQYKSREIRHLLADSGAQAVVTLSDLVPFVEEVREDTDVEHVVTVGEDADAGTDFEAFLADDDDALADRAENAAFVDRDDDHVAVQPYTSGTTGQPKGVQLTHRNLASNAQTAAGLVPDGIRTDDRQLGVLPLFHIYGMTVVMNATLFNGGAYYPLPEWDAQEAVSLIEDEDLTLMHGVPAMYNDIINQPNAEEFDFSSLRMAGVGGSGIPVEVLRRFEELYDVKIYEGYGLTETSPVTHFNSPESGRRVGSIGKSLPGVDAKIVDGNFEERPRVPEGPVDEEETDLDEITGELVVAGPNVMKGYAGLPDANEGAFTEQDGKRWFHTGDIGYWDEDGFFYVVDRKKHMINTAGYNVYPREVEELLFEHEDVADVAVVGVEDERRGETVKAFVVPTPDAEATPEDLKQFCLDNLAEYKHPREVEFVEELPRTTTGKVQKFELREKESEAAE, encoded by the coding sequence ATGGCAAATCTTGTCAGTGACGTGCGTGCCGTCGCGGAGGAGCATCCGGACGAGACCGCGCTCTCCTACCGGGGTCGAGACCAGACGTACGGCGAGTTCTGGGAGCGAACGGGGCGGTTCGCCGCCGAACTCGCCGACCGCGGCATCGGCGCGGACGACCGGGTGGCCGTCTACCTCCCCAACCTCCCGCAGTTCGTGACCGCGTTCCACGGCACGCTCCGGGCGGGCGGCGTCGTCGTACCGATGAACCCCCAGTACAAGTCGCGCGAGATTCGCCACCTGCTGGCCGACAGCGGCGCGCAGGCCGTGGTCACGCTCTCGGACCTCGTGCCGTTCGTCGAGGAAGTGCGCGAGGACACCGACGTGGAACACGTCGTCACCGTGGGCGAGGACGCCGACGCGGGCACCGACTTCGAGGCGTTCCTCGCCGACGACGACGACGCGCTCGCTGACCGCGCCGAGAACGCCGCGTTCGTCGACCGCGACGACGACCACGTGGCGGTCCAACCGTACACCAGCGGAACGACCGGCCAACCGAAGGGCGTGCAGTTGACCCACCGAAACCTCGCGTCGAACGCCCAGACCGCGGCGGGGTTGGTCCCGGACGGCATCCGGACCGACGACCGGCAGTTGGGCGTCCTCCCGCTGTTCCACATCTACGGCATGACCGTGGTGATGAACGCGACGCTGTTCAACGGCGGGGCCTACTACCCGCTGCCCGAGTGGGACGCCCAAGAGGCGGTCTCGCTCATCGAGGACGAGGACCTCACTCTGATGCACGGCGTTCCGGCGATGTACAACGACATCATCAACCAACCGAACGCCGAGGAGTTCGACTTCTCGTCGCTCCGGATGGCGGGCGTCGGCGGGTCGGGCATCCCGGTCGAGGTGCTCCGTCGGTTCGAGGAACTGTACGACGTGAAGATATACGAGGGGTACGGCCTGACCGAGACCAGTCCGGTGACTCACTTCAACAGTCCCGAGTCGGGCCGCCGGGTCGGGAGCATCGGCAAGTCGCTGCCCGGCGTCGACGCGAAAATCGTGGACGGCAACTTCGAGGAGCGACCCCGAGTCCCCGAGGGACCGGTCGACGAGGAGGAGACCGACCTCGACGAGATAACCGGCGAACTCGTCGTCGCCGGGCCGAACGTGATGAAGGGGTACGCCGGACTGCCCGACGCCAACGAGGGCGCGTTCACCGAACAGGACGGCAAGCGCTGGTTCCACACCGGCGACATCGGCTACTGGGACGAGGACGGGTTCTTCTACGTCGTCGACCGGAAGAAGCACATGATAAACACGGCGGGCTACAACGTCTACCCGCGCGAGGTCGAGGAGTTGCTCTTCGAACACGAGGACGTGGCCGACGTCGCGGTGGTCGGCGTCGAGGACGAGCGCCGAGGCGAGACGGTCAAGGCGTTCGTCGTACCGACGCCCGACGCCGAGGCGACGCCCGAGGACCTCAAACAGTTCTGTCTGGACAACCTCGCGGAGTACAAACACCCCCGCGAGGTCGAGTTCGTCGAGGAACTGCCCCGGACCACGACTGGCAAGGTCCAGAAGTTCGAACTCCGTGAGAAGGAGTCGGAGGCGGCCGAGTGA
- a CDS encoding zinc-dependent alcohol dehydrogenase family protein: MRAAVLREYGEPLEIEDVDRPEPDPDGVVIETEACGICRSDWHAWQGDWDWIGAKPPKGQILGHEPAGTVISVGEDVTRLSEGDNVAVPFNLSDGTCPMCQTGHSNVCENVLPLGFSEAAPGAFAEEVHVPVADQNAVALPDGVSPVAMAGLGCRFVTAFHALVHRADVDAGDWVAVHGCGGVGLSAVHIADAIGANVVAVDLTDEKLAKAEELGADATVNAAESDNVPRAVMGVTDGGAHVSVDALGIAETCRNSVQSLRRRGQHVQIGLTSEEEQGTVELPTDAMVMQEAEFIGSFGMQPPRYDEIFRMVEAGTLDPSAVVSETVTLDDVPDRLAAMSDFETMGIPVVDEF, encoded by the coding sequence ATGCGCGCCGCAGTGTTACGTGAGTACGGCGAACCCCTCGAAATCGAGGACGTTGACCGACCAGAGCCCGACCCGGACGGCGTCGTGATAGAGACCGAGGCCTGTGGCATCTGCCGGAGCGACTGGCACGCGTGGCAGGGCGACTGGGACTGGATAGGCGCGAAACCGCCGAAGGGCCAGATTCTGGGCCACGAACCCGCGGGCACGGTCATCTCGGTCGGCGAGGACGTGACCCGCCTCAGCGAGGGCGACAACGTGGCCGTCCCGTTCAACCTCAGCGACGGCACCTGTCCGATGTGCCAGACCGGCCACTCGAACGTCTGCGAGAACGTCCTGCCGCTGGGATTCTCCGAGGCCGCGCCGGGCGCGTTCGCCGAGGAGGTCCACGTCCCGGTCGCCGACCAGAACGCGGTGGCGCTCCCCGACGGCGTCTCGCCCGTCGCGATGGCCGGACTCGGCTGTCGGTTCGTCACCGCGTTCCACGCGCTGGTCCACCGGGCGGACGTGGACGCGGGCGACTGGGTCGCGGTCCACGGGTGCGGCGGGGTCGGCCTCTCGGCGGTCCACATCGCCGACGCTATCGGCGCGAACGTCGTCGCGGTGGACCTCACCGACGAGAAACTGGCGAAGGCCGAGGAACTGGGCGCGGACGCGACGGTCAACGCCGCCGAGAGCGACAACGTCCCGCGGGCCGTGATGGGAGTCACCGACGGCGGAGCGCACGTCTCGGTGGACGCGCTCGGCATCGCCGAGACGTGTCGCAACTCGGTCCAGAGCCTCCGCCGCCGGGGCCAGCACGTCCAAATCGGGTTGACCTCCGAGGAGGAGCAGGGGACCGTCGAACTCCCGACCGACGCGATGGTGATGCAGGAGGCCGAGTTCATCGGGTCGTTCGGGATGCAACCCCCGCGCTACGACGAGATATTCCGCATGGTCGAGGCGGGGACGCTCGACCCGAGCGCGGTCGTCTCCGAGACGGTGACGCTCGACGACGTGCCCGACCGCCTCGCCGCGATGAGCGACTTCGAGACGATGGGCATCCCGGTCGTGGACGAGTTCTGA
- a CDS encoding enoyl-CoA hydratase/isomerase family protein, translating into MTGESVTLDVADGVATVTLNEPDRRNALSTEMSAGVRDALADIAESDARCVAVEGAGDAFSAGGDIAAMRERFESDESLDEQVRRLERTTSETVARLATFPLPTIAKIDGAAFGAGANLAIACDVQLASDDASVGFGFRQVGLSIDAGTSYLLPRIVGENVAKELVFTGELVGAERALDLGLVNHVYPAEEFDERADEFVERVATGPTVALRHAKRLLGEGLDKSVQRAMTDEATAQGIVFETDDHEEGVQAFLDGRDPEFEGQ; encoded by the coding sequence GTGACCGGGGAGTCGGTCACGCTCGACGTCGCCGACGGCGTGGCGACGGTCACCCTGAACGAACCGGACCGGCGCAACGCGCTCTCGACCGAGATGTCGGCGGGGGTGCGCGACGCGCTGGCCGACATCGCCGAGAGCGACGCCCGGTGCGTCGCCGTCGAGGGCGCGGGCGACGCGTTCTCGGCGGGCGGGGACATCGCCGCGATGCGCGAGCGGTTCGAGTCCGACGAATCTCTCGACGAGCAGGTCCGGCGACTCGAACGGACTACCAGCGAGACCGTCGCCCGCCTCGCCACCTTCCCGCTCCCGACGATTGCGAAGATAGACGGAGCGGCGTTCGGCGCGGGCGCGAACCTCGCCATCGCCTGCGACGTGCAACTCGCCAGCGACGACGCCTCGGTCGGGTTCGGCTTCCGGCAGGTCGGTCTCTCCATCGACGCCGGGACCTCCTACCTGCTCCCCCGAATCGTCGGCGAGAACGTCGCCAAGGAACTGGTGTTCACCGGCGAACTCGTCGGCGCCGAACGGGCGCTCGACCTCGGACTGGTCAACCACGTCTACCCGGCCGAGGAGTTCGACGAACGGGCCGACGAGTTCGTCGAGCGCGTCGCGACCGGTCCGACGGTGGCGCTCCGCCACGCCAAGCGCCTGCTCGGCGAGGGCCTCGACAAGTCGGTCCAGCGCGCGATGACCGACGAGGCGACCGCTCAGGGCATCGTCTTCGAGACCGACGACCACGAGGAGGGCGTACAGGCCTTCCTCGACGGCCGCGACCCGGAGTTCGAGGGGCAGTGA
- a CDS encoding MEDS domain-containing protein produces MSEHVSPNATADLSRTLETEFDAFQSSPALDGPVERLDDHACNDHFAHIYETDDERFAAAVPFVRQGLERGERVMFIVDETDEAEVRAAVRDAGLDVDNALDSGALSFHTVQETYLRDGAFSPNEMLEFYADTVAAATEEFEALRIVAGTTWLRDDTATVEQFMEYESKVNDLFADEACLALCQYDRGKFGPETVRNVIRTHPHLVYDGEVCHNFYYTPPEEFFGPDAPVSENERMLRTLRDRTVAEATLRRRERDQREFYEITSDSTRSFEEKIRRLLEFGTERFDLEIGYFTRTDGDDTFTIVDAVGPSEQIRPGVTDSICDTYCEKLLASPGSIAVRDAANVGWKDDPAYERFGLDAYFGTTVHAGGEEYGTLCFASETPREEQYTRGERAFLDLIGQWMGNELERQQREAFLRESYEITSDGSRSFEAKLDALCDLGCEQFGLDLGGLAKIDPGTDFFEIELVSGDHDHLVPGARANLSDTYCRVVAEDGAATADAEPVAVTDPVADGFEGELCYEEFGVRTYFGTYLEIDGDVDRTFWFVSNEPRDEPFTDTERTFLDLISQWVKYELERRQREAFLRESYEITSDPNLSFEEKLERLFELGRERFGLEMAGLNHLPSWDGEFRLEKGVGLGVADDEELWSDPGYGCFCRQTIESEDPVSMADVAGTDWVEDPIHQEFGLTSYLGTKVSSGTSPYGTLWFGSTEARDREFSETERTFVELMGQWVSYELEQREHEQSQRELYEITADNELSTDEKFQRLLELGCEHLDLPVGMVTREREEAFEIKQMHGSHPDLGEGSLTPPLTDNYCRKVVDTGSPVSVADAEAAGWEGDALYHEFGLACYAGVQLTVGDDAYGTICFTDLSPRDAAFTDAEQTFLELMGQCMSYELERTHREEELERKNGRLENFASMLAHELRNPTMIGQIYSQQLPDESDSEAVEYVTEAFDRIEDMVDVMLVLTRGREAVGERAPVDLSAVAERAWADVDAPDAELDSEIGDVIEADETYVEHLFRNLLENAVEHGGADVTVTVGHLPDDSASEASGASTDESVGGFYVADDGEGIPAEDRDAVFEEGFTTSADSGGSGIGLAFVRKLAAVYGWEYAVTESEAGGARFEFTGVQSASQE; encoded by the coding sequence GTGAGCGAGCACGTATCTCCGAACGCCACAGCGGACCTCTCTCGGACCCTCGAAACCGAGTTCGACGCGTTTCAGTCGAGTCCAGCGCTCGACGGTCCCGTCGAGCGACTCGACGACCACGCCTGCAACGACCACTTCGCGCACATCTACGAGACGGACGACGAGCGGTTCGCCGCCGCCGTCCCGTTCGTCCGTCAGGGCCTCGAACGCGGCGAGCGCGTCATGTTCATCGTCGACGAAACCGACGAAGCCGAGGTCCGGGCGGCGGTGCGGGACGCCGGACTCGACGTCGATAACGCGCTCGATTCGGGAGCGCTCTCGTTCCACACGGTGCAGGAGACGTATCTCCGCGACGGGGCGTTCTCCCCGAACGAGATGCTGGAGTTCTACGCCGACACCGTCGCGGCCGCTACCGAGGAGTTCGAGGCGCTCCGTATCGTCGCCGGGACGACGTGGCTCCGGGACGACACCGCGACCGTCGAGCAGTTCATGGAGTACGAGTCGAAGGTCAACGACCTCTTCGCCGACGAGGCCTGCCTCGCGCTCTGCCAGTACGACCGCGGGAAGTTCGGGCCGGAGACCGTCCGGAACGTTATCCGGACTCATCCCCATCTCGTCTACGACGGGGAGGTCTGTCACAACTTCTACTACACGCCGCCCGAGGAGTTCTTCGGGCCGGACGCGCCCGTCAGCGAGAACGAACGGATGCTCCGGACGCTCCGGGACCGAACCGTGGCGGAGGCAACGCTCCGCCGGCGCGAGCGCGACCAACGAGAGTTCTACGAGATAACGTCCGACTCGACCCGGTCGTTCGAGGAGAAGATACGTCGTCTGCTCGAATTCGGGACCGAGCGGTTCGACCTCGAAATCGGCTACTTCACTCGCACCGACGGCGACGACACGTTCACCATCGTCGACGCCGTCGGCCCCAGCGAGCAGATTCGGCCGGGCGTCACGGACTCCATCTGCGACACGTACTGCGAGAAACTGCTCGCCTCGCCCGGTTCAATAGCCGTCCGAGACGCCGCGAACGTCGGGTGGAAGGACGACCCGGCCTACGAACGGTTCGGACTGGACGCCTACTTCGGGACCACCGTCCACGCCGGCGGCGAGGAGTACGGGACGCTGTGTTTCGCGTCCGAGACGCCCCGCGAGGAGCAGTACACCCGCGGAGAGCGGGCGTTCCTCGACCTGATAGGCCAGTGGATGGGCAACGAACTCGAGCGCCAACAGCGCGAGGCGTTCCTGCGCGAGAGCTACGAGATAACCTCCGACGGTAGTCGGTCGTTCGAGGCGAAACTCGACGCGCTGTGTGACCTCGGGTGCGAGCAGTTCGGTCTCGACCTCGGCGGACTGGCCAAGATAGACCCCGGCACGGACTTCTTCGAGATAGAGTTGGTCAGCGGCGACCACGACCACCTCGTCCCCGGAGCGCGCGCCAACCTCTCGGACACCTACTGCCGGGTGGTCGCCGAGGACGGCGCGGCGACCGCCGACGCCGAACCAGTCGCGGTCACCGACCCCGTGGCCGACGGCTTCGAGGGCGAACTGTGTTACGAGGAGTTCGGCGTGCGGACGTACTTCGGCACGTACCTCGAAATCGACGGGGACGTAGACCGGACGTTCTGGTTCGTCTCGAACGAACCGCGAGACGAACCGTTCACCGACACCGAGCGGACGTTCCTCGACCTCATCAGCCAGTGGGTGAAGTACGAACTCGAACGCCGCCAGCGCGAGGCGTTCCTGCGCGAGAGCTACGAGATAACCTCCGACCCCAACCTGTCGTTCGAGGAGAAACTCGAACGGCTGTTCGAGTTGGGACGCGAGCGGTTCGGTCTCGAGATGGCGGGACTGAACCACCTCCCGTCGTGGGACGGCGAGTTCCGGTTGGAGAAGGGGGTCGGTCTCGGCGTCGCCGACGACGAGGAACTCTGGTCGGACCCGGGGTACGGCTGTTTCTGTCGCCAGACCATCGAGAGCGAGGACCCGGTCAGCATGGCGGACGTGGCCGGCACTGACTGGGTCGAAGACCCGATTCATCAGGAGTTCGGACTGACGAGCTATCTCGGCACGAAGGTGTCGAGCGGAACCTCCCCGTACGGGACGCTCTGGTTCGGGAGCACGGAGGCGCGCGACCGCGAGTTCTCCGAGACCGAGCGCACCTTCGTCGAACTGATGGGCCAGTGGGTGAGCTACGAACTCGAACAGCGCGAACACGAGCAGTCCCAGCGAGAACTCTACGAGATTACGGCCGACAACGAGCTATCGACCGACGAGAAGTTCCAGCGACTGCTGGAGTTGGGGTGCGAACACCTCGACCTCCCCGTGGGGATGGTGACCCGCGAGCGGGAGGAGGCGTTCGAGATAAAGCAGATGCACGGCAGCCACCCCGACCTCGGAGAAGGGTCGCTCACGCCGCCGCTGACGGACAACTACTGCCGGAAGGTCGTCGATACGGGGAGTCCGGTCAGCGTCGCCGACGCCGAGGCCGCCGGGTGGGAGGGCGACGCCCTCTACCACGAGTTCGGCCTCGCGTGTTACGCCGGGGTGCAACTGACGGTGGGCGACGACGCCTACGGCACTATCTGTTTCACGGACCTCTCGCCGCGGGACGCGGCGTTCACCGACGCCGAACAGACGTTCCTCGAACTGATGGGCCAGTGCATGAGCTACGAACTCGAACGCACCCACCGCGAGGAGGAACTCGAACGGAAGAACGGTCGGCTCGAAAACTTCGCCAGCATGCTCGCCCACGAGCTCCGGAATCCGACCATGATCGGCCAGATTTACAGCCAACAACTACCCGACGAATCCGACTCCGAAGCGGTCGAGTACGTCACCGAAGCCTTCGACCGCATCGAGGACATGGTCGACGTGATGCTGGTGCTGACCCGGGGGCGCGAAGCGGTCGGCGAGCGCGCGCCGGTCGACCTCTCGGCCGTCGCCGAACGGGCGTGGGCGGACGTGGACGCGCCCGACGCCGAACTCGACTCCGAAATCGGCGACGTAATCGAAGCCGACGAGACGTACGTCGAACACCTGTTCCGGAATCTCCTCGAAAACGCCGTGGAGCACGGCGGGGCCGACGTGACGGTCACGGTCGGTCACCTCCCCGACGACTCCGCGAGCGAAGCGAGTGGAGCCTCGACGGACGAGTCCGTCGGTGGCTTCTACGTCGCCGACGACGGGGAGGGCATCCCGGCCGAGGACAGGGACGCGGTGTTCGAAGAGGGGTTCACGACGAGCGCGGACAGCGGCGGGAGCGGAATCGGGTTGGCGTTCGTCCGGAAACTCGCGGCGGTGTACGGGTGGGAGTACGCCGTCACCGAGAGCGAGGCCGGCGGCGCGCGATTCGAGTTCACGGGCGTCCAGTCCGCCTCTCAGGAGTGA
- a CDS encoding acyl-CoA dehydrogenase family protein — translation MAFRLSDEQRAIREAVRTFGEEEIRPVAREHDEEKKYPADLVRKAAELDFVAPSIPVEYGGAGMDTLSAIVVTEELWRADPGIGSAIGSRGFGSNMIRKYGDEWMKEEWLTRIASGESACCSCISEPAHGSNVAGIETRAEKDGDEYVINGNKMWITNGTVADVAVVMTKTSPDEGHRGITAFLVPTDAEGFRTEKINNKLGIRASDLAEVILDDVRVPEENVIGEVDKGFYQLMDFFASGRTSVAAQAVGTAQAALDAALDYADEREQFGQKIGDFQAIEHKLAEMATNVEAARSLTYRAASYVEGGDDQMATQFASMAKLFASEHAVDVADEAIQVHGGAGFVTDHPVERYYRDARITKIYEGTSEIQKNIISDNLQ, via the coding sequence ATGGCATTTCGATTGTCAGACGAACAGCGGGCTATCCGCGAGGCGGTCCGGACGTTCGGCGAGGAGGAGATACGGCCGGTCGCGAGAGAACACGACGAGGAGAAGAAGTACCCCGCCGACCTCGTCCGGAAGGCGGCGGAACTCGACTTCGTGGCCCCGTCCATCCCGGTGGAGTACGGCGGCGCGGGGATGGACACGCTGTCGGCCATCGTCGTCACCGAGGAACTCTGGCGGGCCGACCCCGGCATCGGAAGCGCCATCGGAAGCCGCGGGTTCGGGTCGAACATGATTCGCAAGTACGGCGACGAGTGGATGAAAGAGGAGTGGCTGACCCGCATCGCGTCGGGCGAATCGGCGTGCTGTAGCTGTATCTCCGAACCCGCCCACGGGTCGAACGTCGCGGGCATCGAGACGCGGGCGGAGAAGGACGGCGACGAGTACGTCATCAACGGCAACAAGATGTGGATTACCAACGGCACCGTCGCCGACGTGGCCGTGGTGATGACCAAGACGTCTCCCGACGAGGGCCACCGCGGCATCACCGCGTTCCTCGTCCCGACCGACGCGGAGGGGTTCCGGACCGAGAAGATAAACAACAAACTCGGCATCCGGGCCTCCGACCTCGCGGAGGTCATCCTCGACGACGTGCGGGTCCCCGAGGAGAACGTCATCGGCGAAGTCGACAAGGGGTTCTACCAACTGATGGACTTCTTCGCCAGCGGGCGAACCAGCGTCGCGGCCCAAGCGGTCGGCACCGCGCAGGCCGCCCTCGACGCCGCGCTCGACTACGCCGACGAGCGCGAGCAGTTCGGCCAGAAAATCGGCGACTTTCAGGCCATCGAGCACAAACTCGCGGAGATGGCGACCAACGTCGAGGCGGCCCGGTCGCTCACCTACCGGGCGGCGTCGTACGTCGAGGGCGGCGACGACCAGATGGCCACGCAGTTCGCCAGCATGGCCAAGCTATTCGCCAGCGAACACGCGGTGGACGTGGCAGACGAGGCGATTCAGGTCCACGGCGGCGCCGGTTTCGTCACCGACCACCCCGTCGAGCGCTACTACCGCGACGCCCGCATCACGAAGATATACGAGGGGACCAGCGAGATTCAGAAGAACATCATCTCGGACAACCTCCAGTAA
- a CDS encoding alpha/beta fold hydrolase: MPGHEEWSDRQESATVTVDGHELEVAYYDSESGGASENASGERREDAGESNDGKPPVVFVHGIPTWSFLWRDIAPEIAEDRRVIAPDLLGYGNSAMADGFDRSIRAQEAMLEDLFDELGVETFSLVAHDIGGGVALRYASHSPDAVDQLVLSNAVCYDSWPVEFVSELGLPSTADLSDEELDAKLDFAFADGLYDDEGHEEFVAGMKAPWQSEAGKLSLSRNAVATNTNHTTELDYGAITAETLLLWGGDDVLQPVSYAERLEDDLQDADLSVLDRAYHWVVEDRPEAYRDRLASFLSEGEP, from the coding sequence ATGCCGGGACACGAGGAGTGGAGCGACCGACAGGAGTCCGCGACCGTGACCGTGGACGGTCACGAGTTGGAGGTGGCGTACTACGATAGCGAATCCGGCGGCGCCTCGGAGAACGCGAGCGGCGAACGCCGCGAAGACGCCGGTGAGTCGAACGACGGCAAACCGCCGGTCGTGTTCGTCCACGGCATCCCGACGTGGTCGTTCCTCTGGCGCGATATCGCTCCCGAAATCGCCGAGGACCGGCGCGTCATCGCGCCCGACCTGCTCGGCTACGGCAACTCCGCGATGGCCGACGGGTTCGACCGGTCGATACGCGCCCAAGAGGCGATGCTGGAGGACCTGTTCGACGAACTCGGCGTCGAGACATTCTCGCTGGTGGCCCACGACATCGGCGGCGGGGTCGCGCTCCGGTACGCGAGTCACAGTCCGGACGCGGTGGACCAGTTGGTGCTGTCGAACGCGGTCTGCTACGACTCGTGGCCCGTCGAGTTCGTCAGCGAACTCGGTCTCCCCTCGACCGCCGACCTCTCCGACGAGGAACTCGACGCGAAACTCGACTTCGCGTTCGCCGACGGCCTCTACGACGACGAGGGCCACGAGGAGTTCGTGGCGGGGATGAAAGCGCCGTGGCAGTCCGAGGCGGGGAAACTGTCGCTCTCGCGGAACGCGGTGGCGACCAACACCAACCACACCACGGAACTCGACTACGGAGCCATCACCGCCGAGACGCTGCTGCTGTGGGGCGGCGACGACGTGCTCCAACCGGTCTCGTACGCCGAACGCCTCGAAGACGACCTACAGGACGCGGACCTGTCGGTGCTGGACCGGGCCTACCACTGGGTCGTCGAGGACCGTCCGGAGGCGTACCGCGACCGACTCGCGTCCTTCCTGAGCGAAGGAGAACCCTGA
- a CDS encoding thioesterase family protein yields the protein MTDDSDDTDDPLAGVEPGFEYESTREVGEIEPQTVADGVEVAATPEIIGAMEQTVYDGVVPNLPAGHRIVGVRVECDHRAPTPAGEEIRVRIEVEEVDAERGQITSSATVEDEDGVAATGRMRHAVVNREAFAERVRERVDGEFENANAE from the coding sequence GTGACCGACGACAGCGACGACACCGACGACCCTCTCGCGGGGGTCGAACCGGGATTCGAGTACGAATCGACGCGAGAGGTCGGCGAGATAGAACCCCAGACGGTCGCCGACGGCGTCGAAGTCGCCGCCACGCCCGAGATAATCGGCGCGATGGAGCAGACCGTCTACGACGGGGTGGTGCCGAACCTCCCCGCGGGCCACCGCATCGTCGGCGTCCGCGTCGAGTGCGACCACCGCGCGCCCACGCCCGCCGGCGAGGAGATTCGCGTCCGAATCGAGGTCGAGGAGGTCGACGCCGAGCGCGGTCAGATAACCTCCAGCGCGACGGTCGAGGACGAGGACGGCGTGGCCGCCACCGGCCGAATGCGCCACGCGGTCGTGAACCGCGAGGCGTTCGCCGAGCGAGTCCGAGAGCGCGTCGACGGCGAGTTCGAGAACGCGAACGCGGAGTGA
- a CDS encoding MaoC/PaaZ C-terminal domain-containing protein, producing MTLSFDELDVGRRITTPSRTVTEADVTNFAGVSGDFNPLHTSRTEAEASDFGGRVAHGALVFSMMTGLARRASDRRADVVAFYGVDRLRFTAPVEFGDTIRVEMELVEKDPKDHPTASGVVRYDAEVLNQRDETVLSCELLSLVK from the coding sequence GTGACGCTGTCGTTCGACGAACTCGACGTGGGCCGCCGGATTACCACCCCGTCCCGGACCGTCACCGAGGCCGACGTGACCAACTTCGCGGGCGTGAGCGGCGACTTCAACCCCCTCCACACGAGTCGGACCGAGGCCGAGGCGTCCGACTTCGGCGGGCGCGTGGCCCACGGCGCGCTCGTGTTCTCGATGATGACCGGACTGGCGCGCCGCGCCAGCGACCGGCGCGCCGACGTGGTGGCGTTCTACGGCGTGGACCGACTCCGGTTCACCGCGCCGGTCGAGTTCGGCGACACGATTCGCGTCGAGATGGAACTGGTCGAGAAGGACCCGAAGGACCATCCGACCGCGAGCGGCGTCGTCCGGTACGACGCCGAGGTGCTGAACCAGCGCGACGAGACGGTGCTGTCGTGCGAACTGCTCTCGCTGGTGAAGTAG